From one Rhodamnia argentea isolate NSW1041297 chromosome 1, ASM2092103v1, whole genome shotgun sequence genomic stretch:
- the LOC115743318 gene encoding cellulose synthase-like protein G2 isoform X3, which yields MNTVVSAMALDYPAKKLHVYLSDDGGSPLTLNGMREAYDFARWWLPFCKRYGVKTRCPKAYFREEEDDEGIGMSSETEFDSEKQKVKEKYELFKERVSEHRKRHRGDSSHTGQDHPPTIEVVRGDVIDEVVQAHQEPMPQLIYVSREKRPSHHHHFKAGALNALLRVSGVISNSPYILLLDCDMYCNDHSSARQAMCFHLDPRLSRSLSLVQFPQRFHNISENDIYDSKIRSYFWTCWYGMDGLKGPILSGTCFYIKRESLYRKPTQEGSDLMDLKKLFGHSNEFIKHLWRKEKPSKDTFAGDSAALRKETQLLASCGYENGTKWGQEVGFMYYSVVEDYFTGFTLHCNGWTSVFYNPPKPQFLGTATTNLNDLLIQGTRWSSGLSKVGISRFCPLVYGSLRMPILQSMCYAQLALFPFYCLPICCFATIPQICLVNGISIYPEVSSSYIMLFAFIFLSSLCKHLHEVVASGHTVQTFLNEQRIWMIKSTTSHVYGTIDAVMTQIGMRRASFLPTNKVDDDEQSKRYEMGIFDFQTSILFLAPMVTLVILNMASFIVGVARVLTLGGGDELFMQIVLSFFILAMTYPVIEGMVLRTDKGRIPRSVTTLSAFLSLALLLLGSGFLMR from the exons ATGAACACGGTGGTGTCGGCGATGGCGCTCGACTATCCGGCCAAGAAGCTCCACGTGTACCTCTCGGACGACGGCGGCTCGCCGCTGACTTTGAATGGGATGAGGGAGGCTTACGATTTCGCGAGATGGTGGCTGCCCTTTTGTAAGAGGTATGGAGTAAAGACGAGGTGTCCAAAGGCATATTTTAGGGAAGAAGAGGATGATGAGGGGATTGGTATGAGCTCCGAGACCGAGTTTGACTCAGAGAAGCAGAAAGTCAAG gaAAAGTATGAGTTGTTCAAAGAACGAGTAAGTGAGCATCGAAAGAGGCACCGAGGTGACTCGAGCCACACTGGCCAAGACCATCCGCCTACCATCGAG GTGGTCCGAGGAGATGTCATTGATGAAGTTGTGCAAGCCCACCAAGAGCCCATGCCTCAGCTTATATACGTCTCGAGAGAAAAGAGACCTTCTCATCACCATCACTTCAAAGCTGGAGCTCTCAACGCTCTT CTTCGGGTATCGGGAGTAATAAGCAACTCGCCATACATTCTACTGTTGGATTGCGACATGTATTGCAACGACCATTCTTCGGCTCGGCAGGCGATGTGTTTCCATTTGGATCCGAGATTATCCCGTTCGCTATCGCTGGTTCAATTTCCTCAGAGATTTCATAACATCAGTGAGAACGACATCTACGATAGCAAGATCAGATCATACTTTTGG ACATGTTGGTATGGAATGGATGGATTGAAGGGACCTATTTTATCTGGTACTTGCTTTTACATTAAGAGAGAATCCTTGTATCGTAAACCCACACAGGAAG GTTCTGATCTCATGGACTTAAAGAAACTCTTTGGCCATTCGAATGAATTCATCAAACATCTTTGGCGAAAAGAGAAGCCAAGCAAGGACACCTTTGCTGGTGACTCCGCAGCATTAAGGAAAGAAACCCAACTGTTAGCCTCTTGTGGCTATGAAAATGGCACAAAATGGGGTCAAGAG GTGGGCTTCATGTACTATTCTGTGGTGGAAGACTATTTCACAGGTTTTACCTTACACTGCAATGGCTGGACTTCAGTGTTTTACAACCCGCCAAAGCCGCAATTTTTAGGCACCGCGACCACGAATTTGAATGACCTGTTGATTCAAGGCACGAGATGGAGCTCCGGGTTGTCGAAAGTCGGCATCTCGAGGTTTTGTCCTCTGGTCTATGGCTCGTTGAGGATGCCCATCCTTCAGAGCATGTGCTATGCTCAACTTGCACTTTTTCCCTTCTATTGCTTGCCAATTTGCTGCTTCGCTACTATTCCTCAGATCTGTCTAGTGAATGGCATCTCCATATACCCTGAG GTTTCAAGTTCATATATCATGCTATTTGCCTTCATCTTCCTATCATCACTTTGTAAGCATCTCCATGAAGTGGTTGCCAGTGGCCATACAGTCCAAACATTCTTGAACGAGCAACGAATCTGGATGATCAAGTCAACAACTAGTCATGTATACGGAACCATAGATGCTGTTATGACGCAGATCGGCATGAGAAGAGCTAGCTTCTTGCCTACTAATAAGGTTGACGATGATGAGCAATCCAAGAGATACGAGATGGGGATATTCGATTTCCAGACGTCCATACTGTTTCTGGCCCCAATGGTGACTCTAGTGATATTGAACATGGCTTCGTTCATTGTAGGAGTCGCCAGAGTTCTTACCTTGGGAGGCGGCGACGAACTGTTTATGCAGATTGTTCTGTCGTTTTTCATCTTAGCGATGACCTACCCTGTGATTGAAGGGATGGTATTGAGGACGGACAAAGGACGCATTCCACGATCAGTCACTACACTGTCGGCTTTTCTTTCCTTAGCATTGTTGTTGCTAGGTTCAGGTTTTCTCATGAGGTAA
- the LOC115743318 gene encoding cellulose synthase-like protein G2 isoform X2 — protein MKMNLGQPPRIPTQFARTALGLQTMEEPHSRPLSLCRVNTKSILISRAHMLVHAIALIVLVRYRASLFFTEMNPADRPPALAWLLISLAELMLSFSWLLNQAYRWRPVTRAAFPERLPEDGELPPIDVFVCTADPDREPTVEVMSTVISAMALDYPPEKVHVYLSDDGGSPLTLHGMREAYDFARWWLPFCKKFEIKTRCPKAYFMDDEEEEDGDGVDVRSSDEYDSEKRKVKEKYELFKARVNGYKARCRGDSSLRSRDHPSTVELIRGSSADEVVQADQQDMPLLVYVAREKRPSHHHHFKAGALNALLRVSGVTSNSPYVLVLDCDMYCNDPSSARQAMCFHLDPKLSPSLSFVQFPQRFHNISENDIYDSKMRSYFWTSLCGMDGLKGPGLSGTGFYIKRESLNGKSITNSIGTDAMDLRKLFGDSKEFIKYLQQNDQPSKSIIHGNSAAFRKEVEFLASCEYESGTKWGQEVGFMYYSVVEDYFTGFTLHCNGWTSVFYNPPKPQFLGTATTNLNDLLIQGTRWSSGLSKVGISRFCPLVYGSLRMPILQSMCYAQLALFPFYCLPICCFATIPQICLVNGISIYPEVSSSYIMLFAFIFLSSLCKHLHEVVASGHTVQTFLNEQRIWMIKSTTSHVYGTIDAVMTQIGMRRASFLPTNKVDDDEQSKRYEMGIFDFQTSILFLAPMVTLVILNMASFIVGVARVLTLGGGDELFMQIVLSFFILAMTYPVIEGMVLRTDKGRIPRSVTTLSAFLSLALLLLGSGFLMR, from the exons ATGAAAATGAATCTTGGACAGCCTCCTCGTATTCCTACACAATTCGCAAGAACAGCTTTAGGGTTACAAACTATGGAGGAGCCCCATTCACGACCTCTCTCCCTTTGCCGCGTCAACACAAAATCCATCCTCATCAGCCGTGCACATATGCTCGTCCATGCCATAGCTCTGATCGTCCTCGTCCGCTACAGAGCTTCTTTGTTCTTCACTGAGATGAATCCCGCAGACAGACCCCCGGCCTTGGCTTGGCTCCTCATATCCCTAGCCGAGCTCATGCTGTCTTTCTCATGGCTCCTCAACCAAGCCTACCGGTGGCGACCCGTCACACGGGCCGCCTTCCCCGAGAGGTTGCCCGAAGACGGCGAGCTTCCGCCGATCGACGTGTTCGTGTGCACTGCGGACCCCGACAGGGAGCCGACCGTGGAGGTGATGAGCACGGTGATATCGGCGATGGCGCTCGACTATCCACCAGAGAAGGTCCACGTGTATCTGTCGGACGATGGGGGTTCACCGCTCACCTTGCACGGGATGAGGGAGGCGTACGATTTCGCGAGGTGGTGGTTGCCGTTCTGCAAGAAGTTCGAGATAAAGACGAGGTGTCCAAAAGCTtatttcatggatgatgaagaagaagaggatggcGATGGAGTTGACGTGAGATCTAGTGATGAGTATGACTCGGAGAAGCGGAAAGTCAAG GAGAAGTATGAGTTATTTAAGGCACGAGTAAATGGATACAAAGCTAGGTGCCGCGGAGACTCAAGTCTTCGTAGTCGGGATCATCCATCTACAGTTGAG TTGATCCGAGGAAGTTCCGCCGATGAAGTTGTGCAAGCAGACCAACAAGACATGCCTCTGCTTGTATATGTCGCCAGGGAAAAGAGACCTTCCCACCATCATCACTTCAAAGCTGGAGCTCTGAATGCTCTT CTTCGAGTCTCCGGAGTGACAAGCAATTCGCCTTATGTTCTGGTATTGGACTGCGACATGTACTGCAATGATCCTTCTTCGGCGAGACAGGCAATGTGCTTCCACTTGGATCCGAAACTATCTCCGTCGCTATCGTTTGTCCAATTTCCTCAGAGATTCCATAACATCAGCGAGAACGACATCTACGATAGCAAAATGCGGTCGTACTTTTGG ACATCATTGTGCGGAATGGATGGACTGAAGGGCCCCGGATTATCTGGTACCGGTTTTTACATCAAGAGAGAGTCATTGAATGGTAAATCCATCACTAATTCGATAGGGACTGATGCCATGGACTTAAGAAAGCTCTTCGGCGATTCGAAAGAATTCATTAAGTATCTCCAACAGAACGACCAGCCAAGCAAGAGCATTATTCACGGCAACTCTGCAGCATTCAGGAAAGAAGTCGAGTTCTTAGCTTCTTGTGAATACGAAAGTGGCACCAAATGGGGTCAAGAG GTGGGCTTCATGTACTATTCTGTGGTGGAAGACTATTTCACAGGTTTTACCTTACACTGCAATGGCTGGACTTCAGTGTTTTACAACCCGCCAAAGCCGCAATTTTTAGGCACCGCGACCACGAATTTGAATGACCTGTTGATTCAAGGCACGAGATGGAGCTCCGGGTTGTCGAAAGTCGGCATCTCGAGGTTTTGTCCTCTGGTCTATGGCTCGTTGAGGATGCCCATCCTTCAGAGCATGTGCTATGCTCAACTTGCACTTTTTCCCTTCTATTGCTTGCCAATTTGCTGCTTCGCTACTATTCCTCAGATCTGTCTAGTGAATGGCATCTCCATATACCCTGAG GTTTCAAGTTCATATATCATGCTATTTGCCTTCATCTTCCTATCATCACTTTGTAAGCATCTCCATGAAGTGGTTGCCAGTGGCCATACAGTCCAAACATTCTTGAACGAGCAACGAATCTGGATGATCAAGTCAACAACTAGTCATGTATACGGAACCATAGATGCTGTTATGACGCAGATCGGCATGAGAAGAGCTAGCTTCTTGCCTACTAATAAGGTTGACGATGATGAGCAATCCAAGAGATACGAGATGGGGATATTCGATTTCCAGACGTCCATACTGTTTCTGGCCCCAATGGTGACTCTAGTGATATTGAACATGGCTTCGTTCATTGTAGGAGTCGCCAGAGTTCTTACCTTGGGAGGCGGCGACGAACTGTTTATGCAGATTGTTCTGTCGTTTTTCATCTTAGCGATGACCTACCCTGTGATTGAAGGGATGGTATTGAGGACGGACAAAGGACGCATTCCACGATCAGTCACTACACTGTCGGCTTTTCTTTCCTTAGCATTGTTGTTGCTAGGTTCAGGTTTTCTCATGAGGTAA
- the LOC115743318 gene encoding cellulose synthase-like protein G2 isoform X1, whose amino-acid sequence MKMNLGQPPRIPTQFARTALGLQTMEEPHSRPLSLCRVNTKSILISRAHMLVHAIALIVLVRYRASLFFTEMNPADRPPALAWLLISLAELMLSFSWLLNQAYRWRPVTRAAFPERLPEDGELPPIDVFVCTADPDREPTVEVMSTVISAMALDYPPEKVHVYLSDDGGSPLTLHGMREAYDFARWWLPFCKKFEIKTRCPKAYFMDDEEEEDGDGVDVRSSDEYDSEKRKVKEKYELFKARVNGYKARCRGDSSLRSRDHPSTVELIRGSSADEVVQADQQDMPLLVYVAREKRPSHHHHFKAGALNALLRVSGVTSNSPYVLVLDCDMYCNDPSSARQAMCFHLDPKLSPSLSFVQFPQRFHNISENDIYDSKMRSYFWTSLCGMDGLKGPGLSGTGFYIKRESLNGKSITNSIGTDAMDLRKLFGDSKEFIKYLQQNDQPSKSIIHGNSAAFRKEVEFLASCEYESGTKWGQEVGFLYQSVAEDYFTGFTLHCKGWTSVYYSPSRPQFVGTSTTNLNDLLIQGTRWSSGLAEVGFSGFCPLIYGSLRMPILQSMCYAELAFFPLYCLPLCIFATVPQICLLNGVAIYPKVSSTYSMVFSLVFVSSLWKHLYEVVTSGHSVQTFVNEQRMWMIRSVTSHVYGTMDAILKQLGMRKASFLPTNKAADDQQSKRYEMGLFDFQTSVMFLAPMATAVTLNVASFVGGITRALVLGGWDKLLMQMVLVLFVTVMSYPVIEGMVLRTDKGRVPRSATLVSTVISSALLYLSSCFLGY is encoded by the exons ATGAAAATGAATCTTGGACAGCCTCCTCGTATTCCTACACAATTCGCAAGAACAGCTTTAGGGTTACAAACTATGGAGGAGCCCCATTCACGACCTCTCTCCCTTTGCCGCGTCAACACAAAATCCATCCTCATCAGCCGTGCACATATGCTCGTCCATGCCATAGCTCTGATCGTCCTCGTCCGCTACAGAGCTTCTTTGTTCTTCACTGAGATGAATCCCGCAGACAGACCCCCGGCCTTGGCTTGGCTCCTCATATCCCTAGCCGAGCTCATGCTGTCTTTCTCATGGCTCCTCAACCAAGCCTACCGGTGGCGACCCGTCACACGGGCCGCCTTCCCCGAGAGGTTGCCCGAAGACGGCGAGCTTCCGCCGATCGACGTGTTCGTGTGCACTGCGGACCCCGACAGGGAGCCGACCGTGGAGGTGATGAGCACGGTGATATCGGCGATGGCGCTCGACTATCCACCAGAGAAGGTCCACGTGTATCTGTCGGACGATGGGGGTTCACCGCTCACCTTGCACGGGATGAGGGAGGCGTACGATTTCGCGAGGTGGTGGTTGCCGTTCTGCAAGAAGTTCGAGATAAAGACGAGGTGTCCAAAAGCTtatttcatggatgatgaagaagaagaggatggcGATGGAGTTGACGTGAGATCTAGTGATGAGTATGACTCGGAGAAGCGGAAAGTCAAG GAGAAGTATGAGTTATTTAAGGCACGAGTAAATGGATACAAAGCTAGGTGCCGCGGAGACTCAAGTCTTCGTAGTCGGGATCATCCATCTACAGTTGAG TTGATCCGAGGAAGTTCCGCCGATGAAGTTGTGCAAGCAGACCAACAAGACATGCCTCTGCTTGTATATGTCGCCAGGGAAAAGAGACCTTCCCACCATCATCACTTCAAAGCTGGAGCTCTGAATGCTCTT CTTCGAGTCTCCGGAGTGACAAGCAATTCGCCTTATGTTCTGGTATTGGACTGCGACATGTACTGCAATGATCCTTCTTCGGCGAGACAGGCAATGTGCTTCCACTTGGATCCGAAACTATCTCCGTCGCTATCGTTTGTCCAATTTCCTCAGAGATTCCATAACATCAGCGAGAACGACATCTACGATAGCAAAATGCGGTCGTACTTTTGG ACATCATTGTGCGGAATGGATGGACTGAAGGGCCCCGGATTATCTGGTACCGGTTTTTACATCAAGAGAGAGTCATTGAATGGTAAATCCATCACTAATTCGATAGGGACTGATGCCATGGACTTAAGAAAGCTCTTCGGCGATTCGAAAGAATTCATTAAGTATCTCCAACAGAACGACCAGCCAAGCAAGAGCATTATTCACGGCAACTCTGCAGCATTCAGGAAAGAAGTCGAGTTCTTAGCTTCTTGTGAATACGAAAGTGGCACCAAATGGGGTCAAGAG GTGGGCTTCCTGTATCAATCGGTGGCAGAAGACTACTTCACAGGCTTTACGTTGCACTGCAAAGGATGGACATCGGTGTATTATAGCCCATCTAGGCCACAGTTTGTGGGGACATCAACAACAAATTTGAACGACCTCCTGATTCAAGGTACAAGATGGAGTTCAGGGCTCGCCGAAGTCGGCTTCTCTGGATTCTGTCCTCTGATTTACGGCTCGCTGAGGATGCCGATATTGCAAAGCATGTGCTACGCCGAACTTGCATTTTTCCCACTCTATTGCTTGCCCCTTTGCATCTTTGCCACTGTTCCTCAGATCTGTCTATTGAATGGCGTCGCCATATATCCAAAG GTTTCAAGTACATATTCCATGGTATTTTCCTTGGTGTTTGTTTCATCGCTCTGGAAGCACCTGTATGAAGTTGTCACGAGCGGTCACTCGGTTCAAACATTCGTAAACGAGCAACGGATGTGGATGATCAGGTCGGTGACTAGTCACGTGTACGGAACAATGGATGCGATCCTGAAGCAACTTGGCATGAGAAAAGCCAGCTTCTTGCCGACGAACAAGGCTGCCGACGACCAGCAATCGAAGAGATACGAGATGGGCTTGTTCGATTTCCAGACATCCGTAATGTTCTTGGCTCCGATGGCAACTGCAGTGACATTGAACGTGGCTTCCTTTGTTGGAGGAATCACTAGGGCGCTTGTTCTGGGAGGTTGGGACAAATTGCTGATGCAGATGGTTCTGGTTCTTTTTGTCACAGTGATGAGTTACCCCGTGATCGAAGGGATGGTACTAAGGACGGACAAAGGACGCGTTCCACGATCAGCTACTTTAGTGTCGACCGTAATTTCCTCGGCATTGTTGTATCTAAGTTCATGCTTTCTTGGGTACTAA